Proteins from one Spirochaetota bacterium genomic window:
- a CDS encoding ATP-grasp domain-containing protein — MFITKKKYQQHDFFVSIGAGFNQIPIIDEARRLGFKVIGVDKNISAVGIPKCDLKILESIDNHEDILQKLHELLVDGQIKAVLSKSFGPAIKTTCFISNNLNIPLIPYNRIDDFIDKKRMKTIFTQNDIKSSDFRVFHQKDYPSKIKKKEFPLVIKPIIGHAKMDVELLENTSDLSRYLQKAPSNRHLEYMIEKYIEGDEIIAVGIVHNKKYHLIDIIDKIKTPPPFFVDIMHISPSKYMNLWDKIINIGQKVSDAFEISTSPLIMELIITKEESINVIEAVPEFGGEFLPEILIPSRTGYNFIREAIKATISNDFKPPKKTNGKDTIVVKYITGQKGILSSFDSDQPIKQPDILYSRMFSEIGSKIKDPMTNHDRIGVIIAKGKMKGKTIETAKKAETSMNIEIMVN, encoded by the coding sequence ATGTTCATAACAAAGAAAAAATATCAACAACATGATTTTTTTGTGTCCATTGGCGCAGGTTTTAATCAAATACCTATAATAGACGAGGCTAGGAGATTAGGCTTTAAGGTTATTGGTGTTGATAAGAATATCAGCGCGGTTGGAATACCTAAATGCGATTTAAAAATATTGGAATCCATCGATAATCACGAGGATATACTACAAAAGCTACATGAATTATTAGTTGATGGTCAAATCAAAGCAGTATTATCGAAATCTTTCGGGCCTGCCATAAAAACTACCTGTTTTATATCAAACAACCTCAACATTCCACTGATTCCCTATAACAGGATTGACGATTTTATAGACAAGAAAAGGATGAAGACTATCTTTACACAAAATGATATCAAATCATCAGATTTTAGGGTATTTCATCAAAAGGATTATCCATCAAAAATAAAAAAGAAAGAGTTTCCCTTGGTAATAAAACCCATAATCGGACATGCCAAGATGGATGTTGAATTATTGGAGAATACTTCAGACCTATCAAGATATCTACAAAAAGCGCCATCCAATAGGCATCTGGAATATATGATTGAAAAATATATTGAGGGTGATGAGATTATTGCAGTGGGAATAGTACATAATAAAAAGTATCACTTAATTGATATCATTGATAAAATAAAAACACCGCCACCCTTCTTTGTGGATATTATGCATATTTCACCCTCAAAATATATGAATTTATGGGATAAAATTATCAATATCGGTCAAAAGGTTTCGGATGCTTTCGAAATATCCACATCTCCCTTGATTATGGAACTTATAATAACCAAAGAAGAAAGCATTAATGTTATTGAGGCTGTCCCTGAATTTGGAGGTGAATTCTTGCCTGAAATTCTCATACCATCAAGAACAGGTTACAACTTTATTCGAGAGGCTATTAAGGCTACTATTAGCAATGATTTCAAACCACCGAAGAAGACAAATGGCAAGGATACGATTGTTGTGAAATATATTACAGGACAAAAGGGCATCCTTTCCTCGTTTGATTCAGATCAACCCATAAAACAACCAGATATCCTCTATTCCAGAATGTTTTCTGAAATTGGATCTAAGATAAAAGACCCTATGACTAATCATGATAGGATTGGCGTAATAATAGCAAAAGGAAAAATGAAAGGAAAAACAATTGAAACAGCAAAAAAGGCTGAGACCTCCATGAATATAGAAATAATGGTTAATTAG
- a CDS encoding ATP--guanido phosphotransferase, translating to MFEKLLEKRGFWSKVGPCSDVVLSTRVRLGRNLSDVRFPHRQDEDDLNYIRFLTEEFVYKSDFNNCVTLCDLKDISLNDRRFLRERNIITHEMETSENSYVIIENDENFYIMVNEEDHFRIQVIKPGFQIMETYRLADRVDDELNKFVTYAYSDEFGYLTVCPSNLGTGLRISTMLHLPALSLTGAIPEVVKNVRDAGAKIKGTLGEGSKTFGSMYQLFNRVSLGLSEVDILEEIDEVTSRVVDMESVARDNYFSEEAVQLEDTVWRSMGILRYSRHIGYTEAMDHLSNIRLGIILSILKNIELQEINDLMVNIQWSHLQKIANMVFNDSYECDNFRANYLRMQLD from the coding sequence ATGTTTGAGAAGCTGTTGGAAAAGAGAGGATTTTGGTCTAAGGTTGGCCCTTGCTCAGATGTTGTTTTATCAACCAGGGTAAGACTTGGAAGAAATTTGTCTGATGTTCGTTTCCCACACAGGCAAGATGAAGATGATTTAAATTATATTAGATTTCTTACAGAAGAGTTTGTATACAAATCTGATTTTAATAATTGTGTTACATTATGTGATTTGAAGGATATATCACTCAATGATAGAAGATTTTTGAGAGAACGCAATATCATAACACATGAGATGGAAACCTCGGAAAACAGTTATGTAATAATTGAGAACGATGAGAATTTTTATATAATGGTTAATGAAGAAGACCACTTTAGAATCCAGGTTATTAAGCCAGGATTTCAGATAATGGAAACTTATCGATTGGCGGATAGGGTTGATGATGAATTGAATAAATTTGTAACCTATGCCTATTCAGACGAATTCGGATATCTAACCGTCTGCCCATCAAACTTGGGCACTGGCCTTAGAATATCAACTATGCTGCATTTGCCAGCACTGTCCTTAACAGGGGCTATACCAGAAGTCGTTAAAAATGTTCGAGATGCTGGAGCCAAAATAAAAGGGACGCTAGGGGAGGGGAGTAAAACCTTTGGAAGCATGTATCAGCTATTTAATCGTGTTTCCTTGGGTTTGTCTGAAGTAGATATACTTGAAGAGATCGATGAAGTAACTAGCAGAGTGGTTGATATGGAAAGTGTTGCAAGGGATAATTATTTTTCTGAGGAGGCTGTACAACTAGAGGATACTGTATGGAGATCTATGGGAATATTGAGATATAGCAGGCATATTGGTTATACTGAAGCAATGGACCATCTATCAAACATCCGATTGGGAATAATATTGTCCATATTGAAGAATATTGAGCTACAGGAGATAAATGATTTGATGGTTAATATTCAATGGTCTCATCTTCAAAAAATAGCAAATATGGTATTTAATGATTCATACGAATGTGATAACTTTAGGGCAAACTATTTAAGAATGCAGTTAGATTAG
- a CDS encoding methyltransferase domain-containing protein, translating to MTDINAWEKHYCKEKSVLIYPDENLVRMLKSFLMDKGGRGELIAVDLGCGSGRHMKLLSEHGIKTVIGMDNSINAINICNNNYTFPLALGENNRLPFKSSSIDIIISWGALHYCMKDYFQASMWEIYEIMKKGGVIFGTLRSVRDTYIRRGRYIGNCTWITDLEDINRATVSLYCERELKKTFKIFSSFQYGHMERTILGDTEKIISHWFFYAEK from the coding sequence ATGACAGATATTAATGCATGGGAAAAACACTATTGTAAAGAAAAGTCAGTTCTTATCTATCCTGATGAGAATCTGGTTAGGATGCTAAAATCTTTTTTAATGGATAAAGGGGGACGAGGTGAACTCATTGCGGTTGATCTGGGTTGTGGAAGCGGTCGACATATGAAATTACTCTCCGAGCATGGCATTAAAACCGTAATAGGTATGGATAACAGTATAAATGCCATAAATATCTGCAATAATAATTATACCTTCCCGCTGGCATTGGGAGAGAATAACAGACTTCCCTTTAAATCGAGTTCTATCGATATAATAATATCCTGGGGAGCCCTCCATTATTGTATGAAAGATTATTTCCAAGCATCCATGTGGGAGATCTATGAGATTATGAAAAAGGGTGGTGTCATCTTTGGAACGCTACGATCTGTCAGGGACACATACATCAGGAGAGGAAGATATATTGGGAATTGTACTTGGATAACTGACCTCGAAGATATCAATAGAGCAACTGTATCGCTCTATTGTGAGAGAGAGCTAAAGAAAACGTTTAAAATATTCAGTTCATTTCAATACGGCCACATGGAGAGGACTATATTAGGAGATACGGAAAAGATAATCTCACATTGGTTCTTTTATGCTGAAAAATGA
- a CDS encoding UvrB/UvrC motif-containing protein, whose translation MICERCGQSEATIHLTEIVKDIKSEVHLCEECARMNGLNTELSNFSISLPEMLSFLEVGDCDDALETYKCVKCNLSYLEYKKKGKLGCPDCYKYLWSALEPVISSYHCDKKHIGKFPLYCIDNGNSDEVLDDITSKKLLEDTGISELARKLEIAVLEERYEDAAQYRDKIKEIESVK comes from the coding sequence ATGATTTGTGAGAGATGCGGACAGAGTGAGGCTACGATTCATCTCACTGAAATAGTGAAGGATATCAAATCGGAAGTTCATTTATGTGAAGAATGTGCTAGAATGAATGGATTAAATACTGAATTATCAAATTTTTCTATTTCTCTACCTGAGATGCTCTCCTTTCTTGAAGTTGGGGATTGTGATGATGCATTAGAGACTTACAAATGTGTTAAATGCAATTTATCATATCTCGAGTACAAGAAAAAAGGAAAGCTCGGGTGCCCAGATTGTTATAAATATCTGTGGTCAGCTTTAGAACCTGTGATCTCTAGTTATCATTGTGATAAGAAGCATATTGGAAAGTTCCCTCTATATTGTATTGATAATGGCAATAGTGATGAGGTTTTAGATGATATAACATCAAAGAAGTTATTAGAAGATACTGGGATTTCAGAGTTAGCGAGAAAGCTTGAGATAGCTGTTCTAGAAGAGAGATATGAGGATGCAGCACAGTATCGAGATAAAATAAAAGAGATTGAGAGCGTTAAGTAA